The sequence TGGTTGCTTGGCGATTTAATCTTTAATGCTAGTGGCCAAAACCTCAGTATCTTGAACGTTGCTTCATTAATCAGTTTAATCATTTCTTTGGTGATGAGCGGCGCGATGCTCAGAACCCGCTTGTGGTTCATCTTGCCTGTTGTTTATAGCTTCGCAGCGCTTAACCTCATGGCAGCAACGTTTCTTCCAAGTACCTTCATCAAACATCTAGAGAATGACCCGAAGCTGCTCGTACACATCTCTTTGGCATTGTTCTCATACGCGACGCTGACTATCGGTGCGTTATACGCCCTGCAACTCGCGTGGCTTGATCACAAGCTTAAAAAGAAAAAAGCCTTAGTGATAAACCCTAACCTCCCTCCTTTAATGATGGTGGAAAGGCAGCTTTTCAAGATCATTCTTATTGGTAATGGCTTATTAACGGGTACTTTGTTGACTGGCCTTATCTTCGTACAAGATATGTTTGCTCAAGGAAAGGCGCACAAAGCGGTATTGTCTTTTATCGCTTGGGTTATCTACTCCATTCTTTTATGGGGTCATTATCAAAAAGGTTGGCGTGGACAGAAAGTCACTTGGTTCGCACTTGCGGGCGCCAGCATGCTCACATTAGCCTACTTCGGTAGCCGCTTCGTTCAGGAAATCATCCTGAACTAGTCTGTAAAATAAAGGCAA is a genomic window of Vibrio sp. ED004 containing:
- a CDS encoding inner membrane protein YpjD; amino-acid sequence: MDSLIAIAAAFLYTMAISTIIPGLVHQTGIRVKTVFISALLALAFHAWLLGDLIFNASGQNLSILNVASLISLIISLVMSGAMLRTRLWFILPVVYSFAALNLMAATFLPSTFIKHLENDPKLLVHISLALFSYATLTIGALYALQLAWLDHKLKKKKALVINPNLPPLMMVERQLFKIILIGNGLLTGTLLTGLIFVQDMFAQGKAHKAVLSFIAWVIYSILLWGHYQKGWRGQKVTWFALAGASMLTLAYFGSRFVQEIILN